In candidate division KSB1 bacterium, a single genomic region encodes these proteins:
- a CDS encoding trypsin-like peptidase domain-containing protein, translating to MKSIFRALGFFILGCIFAFGYLTVCTEQQSGQASMHMATTLAQDVEDANRSVQPVTPYRHHPGDRTCESRCGRHRGRDRRAAVLSAKSVCDDPFFRHFFPALPGRCGRWKAWDPDFLFDAQGHILTNYHVVENAVETIVTLPGGEQYDAKLIGSDPKTDIAVLKISGDDGFPFAEWGDSDDVVIGEWAIAIGDPFGLFDVSAKPTVTVGVISALDQDFGRQARNRYYEDMIQTDAAINSGNSGGPLVNCNGQVIGINTFIFSGSASAGTNIGLGFAIPVNRVKRHLEDLIEHGRVKRDFWTGIQYDELTRMVAGYLKLKNTDGVIITDVEPQSPAEKADLQIGDVILRMNGETIKTGKDVKRIIESKDLTQGDVLTLEIYRRGKRLNKKVRLEPYPKE from the coding sequence ATGAAATCCATATTCAGAGCTTTGGGTTTTTTTATTCTCGGTTGTATTTTTGCATTTGGTTATTTAACGGTTTGTACGGAGCAACAGAGCGGTCAAGCCTCTATGCATATGGCGACAACTCTGGCACAGGATGTAGAGGACGCCAATAGATCCGTTCAACCAGTCACGCCATACCGCCATCACCCGGGCGATCGCACATGTGAGTCCCGCTGTGGTCGGCATCGGGGCCGTGACCGCCGTGCGGCAGTATTATCAGCAAAGTCCGTTTGCGATGATCCGTTCTTTCGTCATTTTTTTCCCGCGCTACCGGGTAGATGCGGGAGGTGGAAAGCCTGGGACCCGGATTTTCTATTTGATGCCCAGGGTCATATCCTGACCAATTACCACGTGGTCGAAAATGCGGTGGAAACCATTGTGACTTTACCCGGCGGAGAACAATACGATGCCAAACTGATCGGCAGTGATCCCAAGACTGATATCGCGGTTCTGAAGATCAGCGGAGATGACGGGTTCCCGTTTGCCGAATGGGGTGATTCCGATGATGTCGTTATCGGTGAATGGGCGATTGCCATTGGCGATCCTTTTGGACTGTTTGATGTGTCCGCCAAGCCCACAGTGACGGTGGGCGTGATTAGTGCCCTGGACCAGGATTTCGGCCGGCAGGCCCGAAACCGCTATTACGAAGATATGATTCAGACCGATGCAGCTATCAATTCGGGCAACAGCGGCGGCCCTCTGGTGAATTGTAACGGCCAGGTTATCGGCATCAATACGTTTATTTTTTCCGGCAGCGCCTCCGCGGGTACCAATATCGGCCTCGGTTTTGCTATCCCTGTAAATCGGGTCAAACGACACCTTGAAGATCTGATAGAGCATGGCAGAGTGAAACGTGATTTCTGGACAGGGATTCAATACGATGAACTGACCCGTATGGTGGCCGGTTATCTCAAGCTAAAAAACACCGATGGCGTGATTATTACTGATGTGGAACCCCAAAGCCCCGCGGAAAAAGCCGATCTGCAGATCGGCGATGTTATACTGAGAATGAACGGAGAAACCATAAAAACAGGAAAAGATGTCAAGCGTATTATTGAATCCAAAGATTTAACCCAGGGAGATGTTCTGACGCTGGAAATCTACAGGCGGGGCAAACGCCTGAATAAAAAAGTAAGACTTGAACCCTATCCCAAGGAATAG
- a CDS encoding patatin-like phospholipase family protein, giving the protein MNLFKHKKTGIVFGGGAARGFAHIGVVKVLQEAQLKFDCIVGNSAGSIVGALYANGMHWKEMYELAKTIKPIDIIGLNIKSPGLFNSEKIEKLIKKNVQATRRSRICEPPIVAWQ; this is encoded by the coding sequence ATGAATTTGTTCAAGCATAAAAAAACCGGAATTGTTTTTGGCGGCGGCGCCGCCCGCGGGTTTGCACATATTGGAGTTGTAAAGGTGCTGCAGGAAGCGCAATTAAAATTCGATTGCATTGTCGGCAATAGCGCCGGCAGCATTGTGGGAGCCCTGTATGCCAATGGAATGCACTGGAAAGAAATGTACGAGTTGGCTAAAACCATCAAACCCATTGATATCATCGGATTGAACATAAAATCTCCGGGATTGTTCAATTCAGAAAAAATAGAAAAACTGATCAAAAAGAATGTTCAGGCGACAAGACGTTCGAGGATCTGCGAACCCCCTATCGTTGCGTGGCAGTAG
- the purB gene encoding adenylosuccinate lyase has protein sequence MIERYTRPEMGAIWSDQNKYQTWLDVEVAVCEAQAELGAIPTPAVNTIREKADFTVERILEIEEDVKHDVIAFLTTVAEYVGPDSRYIHAGMTSSDLLDTALALQIQKASELIRKDLLDIQAVLKDQALRYKDVVCIGRSHGIHAEPTTFGLKMALWYDEMRRNLERFEHAARNVNRGMISGAVGTFAFIDPQVQDRVCEKLGLDSTPVSTQVIQRDVHAEYMTALALVGATIEKIAVEIRHLQRTEVLEAEESFAKKQKGSSAMPHKRNPIASENLSGLARLLRSNALAAIENVALWHERDISHSSVERVIFPDSCILVDYALARLTRVLKNLLVYPEHMERNLNLTQGLIFSQAVLLELTKAGFTREQAYKRVQDNAMDCWKNNRSFQQAILNDNEITKKLTKEQIESCFDKKHAVRHVDSIFRKVGLL, from the coding sequence ATGATAGAACGATATACGCGTCCGGAAATGGGCGCCATCTGGAGCGACCAGAATAAATATCAGACCTGGCTGGATGTTGAGGTCGCCGTATGTGAAGCCCAGGCGGAGCTGGGGGCAATCCCCACACCGGCTGTGAATACTATACGGGAAAAAGCTGATTTTACTGTAGAACGCATTCTTGAAATCGAAGAGGATGTGAAACATGATGTCATTGCCTTTTTAACCACGGTTGCGGAATATGTCGGGCCGGATTCGCGCTATATCCATGCGGGTATGACGTCATCTGATTTGCTGGATACGGCGCTCGCTTTGCAAATACAAAAAGCATCCGAACTCATCAGAAAAGATCTTTTGGACATTCAAGCGGTTTTGAAAGATCAGGCGCTGCGTTACAAGGATGTTGTCTGCATTGGACGAAGTCATGGAATCCATGCCGAACCCACAACGTTTGGGCTTAAAATGGCGCTCTGGTACGATGAAATGCGCCGCAATCTGGAACGGTTTGAGCATGCCGCCCGGAATGTCAATCGGGGTATGATTTCAGGCGCGGTCGGAACCTTTGCCTTTATTGATCCGCAGGTTCAGGATAGGGTGTGTGAAAAACTTGGCCTGGATTCCACCCCTGTTTCAACGCAGGTGATTCAGCGGGACGTACATGCCGAGTATATGACCGCTCTGGCGCTTGTGGGAGCCACAATTGAAAAAATTGCCGTTGAAATACGGCATCTGCAGCGCACCGAAGTGCTGGAAGCGGAAGAATCGTTTGCTAAAAAACAAAAAGGTTCATCAGCCATGCCGCATAAACGCAATCCCATTGCCAGTGAAAATCTGAGCGGACTGGCGCGTCTGCTCCGCTCCAATGCATTGGCGGCTATTGAAAACGTAGCCCTGTGGCATGAACGTGATATCAGTCATTCCTCCGTGGAACGGGTTATCTTTCCGGATAGCTGTATTTTGGTGGATTATGCATTGGCTCGGTTGACCCGGGTGTTGAAAAATCTTCTGGTGTATCCGGAGCATATGGAACGGAATTTAAATCTTACCCAGGGCCTGATTTTTTCTCAGGCTGTACTGCTTGAACTGACCAAAGCAGGCTTTACCCGTGAACAGGCCTACAAGCGGGTGCAGGATAACGCCATGGACTGTTGGAAGAACAATCGTTCATTTCAGCAAGCTATTTTGAACGATAACGAGATTACAAAAAAATTAACCAAAGAACAAATTGAATCCTGTTTTGATAAAAAACATGCGGTACGGCATGTTGATTCGATATTTCGAAAAGTGGGATTGCTGTAG
- a CDS encoding phosphoribosylaminoimidazolesuccinocarboxamide synthase has translation MKEKIFDSNEFEGILTDKDDQVLILFKNDLVSLKGEKKGTAKHKARINCKLAVYLYRLISSYLVLTHFDKQKSEKEILVKPVEELPFHVKITNWQDKQKLSGPKIEYIRDDEDDEQVIDSDAILSEEWMGRQSLTELRRNSLKINVVLTDFFKRRGLDLTTLQLRFGKIDENLGVCRPITFDRCELKEIDGSQQYDYAALNRNSDKTDGLYQTLDERIIF, from the coding sequence GTGAAAGAAAAAATATTTGATTCTAATGAATTTGAAGGCATATTGACTGACAAGGACGATCAGGTCTTGATACTATTCAAAAATGATCTGGTCTCGCTTAAAGGTGAAAAAAAAGGAACGGCCAAACACAAAGCAAGAATTAACTGCAAACTGGCTGTCTATTTGTATCGTCTGATTTCCAGTTATCTGGTGTTGACACACTTTGATAAACAAAAATCGGAAAAAGAAATTCTTGTCAAGCCTGTCGAAGAACTGCCTTTTCATGTCAAAATTACAAATTGGCAAGACAAGCAAAAACTCAGCGGTCCGAAAATCGAATACATACGGGATGATGAAGACGATGAACAGGTTATTGATAGTGATGCGATTCTTTCCGAGGAATGGATGGGACGCCAGAGTTTGACCGAATTGCGGCGTAACAGTTTGAAAATCAACGTGGTGCTGACGGATTTTTTCAAACGCCGGGGGCTGGATTTAACCACGCTGCAGTTGCGTTTTGGGAAAATTGATGAGAATCTGGGTGTGTGCAGACCGATCACGTTTGATCGTTGTGAACTCAAAGAAATCGACGGGAGCCAGCAATATGATTATGCGGCTCTGAATCGCAATTCCGATAAAACGGATGGACTCTATCAAACTCTGGATGAAAGGATTATATTTTAA
- the truA gene encoding tRNA pseudouridine(38-40) synthase TruA yields the protein MTAQIFAVGKFQPNDRTVQQELERSLSLLTGETIKTTAAGRTDSGVHACGQVVSIKTDSSLPLSAFVRGGNSRLPRDVRIVCAEPAADDFNARYSALRRHYRYYITTRQRALGRRYAWYYWHSLNANRLQQAAGCILGPRDFKSFCQKNAAVNHYMCHVYKARWFILDGYICFDICANRFLHNMVRSLVGTMVEIGAGKQSVDHITEILDAKDRSSAGPTAPALGLFLIKVDYNQERDK from the coding sequence ATGACGGCACAGATTTTTGCGGTTGGCAAATTCCAGCCGAACGACCGTACCGTGCAGCAGGAGCTTGAGCGCTCTTTGTCCCTGCTGACCGGAGAGACGATAAAAACCACAGCGGCCGGACGCACAGATTCTGGTGTGCATGCCTGTGGACAGGTGGTAAGTATCAAAACGGACAGCAGTTTGCCGCTCTCTGCTTTTGTTCGCGGCGGCAACTCGCGGCTTCCCCGTGACGTCCGAATTGTCTGTGCTGAACCGGCTGCAGATGATTTTAATGCCAGATACAGCGCGCTTCGACGCCATTACCGCTATTATATTACCACTCGTCAACGCGCGTTAGGCAGAAGATATGCCTGGTATTACTGGCATAGCCTTAATGCAAACCGTCTGCAGCAGGCTGCAGGATGCATTCTGGGACCCCGGGATTTTAAAAGTTTTTGCCAAAAGAATGCCGCGGTTAACCATTACATGTGTCATGTATACAAAGCTCGCTGGTTTATACTGGATGGTTATATTTGTTTTGATATTTGTGCAAACCGGTTTTTACACAATATGGTTCGATCTCTGGTCGGAACCATGGTGGAGATCGGCGCCGGCAAACAATCTGTCGATCATATAACTGAGATTTTAGATGCAAAAGACCGAAGCAGCGCAGGACCTACAGCGCCTGCTTTGGGCCTTTTTTTGATCAAGGTGGATTATAATCAGGAGCGTGACAAATAG
- a CDS encoding phosphatidylserine decarboxylase — MRIHREGWATLAGLAVFIMATGGFAWYFQLTPLLVLTAIVMVLFVFVIYFFRDPERRPPEGLQYVVSPADGKVVDVVDINEKEFFKESVTRISIFLSLFDVHVNCSPLCGQSGTSLKCKRGNFYPAQTERAAKCNVSLFTGLETEYGKLAFRQITGMLARRIVNYLKHDQRVDTGQKIGIIKFGSRVEVYLTDAFECRVQEGDRVRAGESIIAAVADRNHAR, encoded by the coding sequence ATGAGAATACATCGAGAAGGTTGGGCCACATTGGCTGGATTGGCTGTGTTTATCATGGCCACAGGAGGGTTTGCCTGGTATTTTCAGTTAACGCCGCTGCTTGTATTGACAGCGATTGTGATGGTCTTGTTTGTGTTTGTGATCTATTTTTTCCGGGATCCCGAACGTAGGCCCCCGGAAGGTTTGCAGTATGTGGTGTCGCCCGCTGATGGAAAAGTGGTGGATGTGGTGGATATTAATGAAAAAGAATTTTTCAAAGAGTCTGTTACCCGGATTTCTATTTTTCTTTCCTTATTTGATGTGCATGTAAACTGTTCACCCCTTTGCGGGCAAAGTGGAACATCTTTGAAATGCAAACGCGGAAATTTTTATCCCGCGCAGACAGAGCGTGCAGCAAAATGCAATGTTTCTCTGTTCACCGGTCTGGAGACCGAGTATGGAAAGCTGGCGTTTCGTCAAATTACCGGCATGCTGGCCAGACGTATTGTTAATTATCTAAAGCATGATCAACGCGTGGATACCGGTCAAAAAATCGGCATTATCAAATTTGGTTCGCGCGTGGAAGTTTATCTCACCGATGCGTTTGAATGCCGGGTTCAGGAAGGAGACCGGGTTCGAGCCGGAGAAAGTATTATCGCAGCAGTGGCTGACCGAAATCATGCAAGATGA
- a CDS encoding patatin-like phospholipase family protein — protein sequence MVLSKGELALALRASCSIPGIFTPTPVDDKLLIDGGILDSVPGNIAYDMGARFIVGVNLNADRSLFKLPKTGPDTVFTALKIIMNHNTRVGLQNANVVIEPDLKRIAHYDIRKLDELVELGEQAARQRIKYIKRRVKT from the coding sequence GTGGTGCTTTCAAAGGGCGAGCTTGCTTTGGCCTTGCGCGCCAGCTGCAGTATCCCCGGTATTTTTACCCCCACCCCGGTGGATGATAAATTGCTGATCGATGGTGGTATTCTTGACAGTGTCCCGGGAAATATCGCCTATGACATGGGGGCCCGCTTCATCGTTGGAGTGAATTTAAATGCTGACCGTTCGCTGTTCAAACTACCCAAAACCGGGCCTGATACGGTTTTCACTGCCCTCAAGATTATTATGAATCATAACACCCGGGTGGGCCTGCAGAACGCCAATGTTGTCATTGAACCTGATTTAAAGCGTATCGCTCATTACGATATCCGAAAACTGGACGAGCTTGTGGAACTGGGAGAGCAGGCCGCCCGTCAGCGTATCAAATACATCAAACGTCGGGTAAAGACCTAG
- a CDS encoding DUF3078 domain-containing protein, with protein sequence MHRFILPILMIFCVTRFAFAQDSNLAWEKAGNLSLNLTRSQFDNYVQGGEDAFAWQTGLSFQFTKKNKLYNLSHSGKLGYGKSKIGDQGARKTVDEIKLESVYTQQLTSIVNPFISATGETQFAAGYDYSNGKTERSNFFDPAFFRESIGLNYNPSDLFKARLGFSSKQTITSDHAKPFADDRATSKIEKTRIEYGLESVIDLKKKMTKTSKIVSKLEIFSNLHRIDETDVRWDMEITAEFTQYIDFTMNMQLLYDKTISSKRQIKEMIGVGLSYNLF encoded by the coding sequence ATGCACCGCTTTATTCTTCCGATATTGATGATATTTTGTGTCACCCGTTTTGCATTTGCTCAGGATTCAAACCTTGCCTGGGAAAAAGCAGGTAATCTTTCATTAAATCTGACTCGATCGCAATTTGACAATTACGTTCAGGGAGGTGAAGACGCCTTTGCCTGGCAGACCGGACTGTCTTTTCAATTTACCAAAAAAAATAAGCTTTATAACCTGTCTCATTCCGGCAAACTCGGTTATGGAAAAAGCAAAATCGGAGATCAGGGCGCGCGAAAAACCGTTGATGAAATCAAATTGGAATCCGTGTATACCCAGCAACTGACATCGATTGTCAATCCATTCATATCTGCAACCGGTGAAACGCAATTTGCAGCGGGATACGATTATTCAAATGGCAAAACCGAGCGTTCGAACTTTTTCGACCCGGCATTTTTCCGTGAAAGCATCGGATTAAACTATAATCCCTCGGACCTCTTTAAAGCCCGTCTGGGGTTTTCCTCCAAACAGACAATCACGTCCGACCATGCAAAACCGTTTGCGGATGATCGGGCTACCAGCAAAATCGAGAAAACAAGAATCGAATACGGCCTGGAATCAGTCATCGATTTGAAAAAGAAAATGACAAAAACCAGCAAAATCGTATCCAAGCTCGAAATTTTCTCAAATTTGCATCGAATAGATGAAACGGATGTGAGATGGGACATGGAAATCACAGCTGAATTCACCCAATATATTGATTTTACCATGAATATGCAACTGCTGTATGATAAAACCATCTCGTCGAAACGGCAGATCAAGGAAATGATCGGGGTGGGCCTGAGTTACAATCTGTTCTAG
- a CDS encoding tetratricopeptide repeat protein — MQDYIDKLTNVCSLMDAHDYEKAEPFLEQLVGDNPDEQRLDAVTLLARCQLALEQFKDALYNYQFIAEQDNPVYLQNQGEAALVSGAAGTGIPLFPGCSRTGAQAGLLYAVRCNRI, encoded by the coding sequence TTGCAAGACTATATTGATAAACTAACCAATGTCTGTTCGTTGATGGATGCGCATGATTATGAAAAAGCCGAACCTTTTCTGGAGCAGCTTGTGGGCGACAATCCTGATGAGCAGCGCCTGGATGCTGTAACGCTGCTGGCACGCTGTCAGCTGGCGCTGGAACAATTCAAAGACGCGCTTTACAATTATCAGTTTATCGCTGAACAGGATAATCCTGTTTATTTGCAGAATCAGGGGGAGGCTGCGCTGGTGTCTGGGGCAGCCGGAACAGGCATACCATTATTTCCAGGCTGTTCCCGAACAGGAGCGCAAGCTGGATTATTATATGCTGTGCGCTGTAACCGAATATAA
- a CDS encoding HAD family hydrolase: MKLLLFDIDGTLIDSGGAGKRAMNRAFEELYGHAEILANISLSGRTDELILQDAFQKIEQTPNPAAMSEYKKLYFQILRHEIEKPNAKKRVMPGITDLLPELKHRQDIYLGLLTGNWQDSGYIKIGHFSLDSYFSFGAFSDDSNDRSELVPIAVSRFENRTEKTIAAEHVYIIGDTPRDIECTKPHGVNSVAVAAAGYTRNDLQAYNPDFLFDDLSSTVDVLEILG, translated from the coding sequence ATGAAATTATTGTTATTTGACATAGACGGTACATTGATAGACAGCGGCGGAGCCGGAAAACGAGCGATGAACCGCGCTTTTGAAGAATTGTATGGGCATGCAGAGATACTTGCGAACATTTCATTGTCAGGCCGGACCGATGAATTGATTTTACAGGATGCGTTCCAGAAAATAGAACAAACTCCAAATCCTGCGGCAATGTCAGAATACAAAAAACTGTATTTTCAAATTCTGCGACATGAAATTGAAAAGCCCAATGCGAAAAAACGGGTGATGCCGGGCATCACAGATCTTTTACCCGAACTGAAACATCGACAGGACATTTATCTGGGTCTGCTCACCGGGAACTGGCAGGACAGCGGATATATTAAAATTGGTCATTTCAGTTTAGATTCATACTTTTCCTTTGGAGCGTTTTCCGATGATTCTAACGACCGTTCGGAACTTGTACCCATCGCAGTGTCCCGTTTTGAAAACAGGACGGAAAAGACTATCGCTGCCGAACATGTTTACATCATAGGAGACACGCCCCGGGATATTGAATGCACAAAACCGCATGGCGTCAATTCGGTTGCCGTTGCCGCAGCAGGCTATACACGCAATGACCTTCAGGCGTATAACCCGGATTTCCTTTTTGATGATCTGAGTTCAACAGTTGATGTACTGGAAATCCTCGGCTAA
- the otsB gene encoding trehalose-phosphatase, protein MLRPELRNRLVQDYQSKKKRLILLDYDGTLVPFVPKPSKARPDDELVDILKFLNAQENTRVVLISGRDKETLATWMHDIDIDLIAEHGAWIKEQGGDWNTLEPHAQDWKDEVRQILESYVDRTPGAFIEEKTFSLVWHYRRSSIGLGEVRARELAETLGYFTLNMNLQILEGSKVIEIKSAGINKGRAAMHFLEKDEWDFVMAIGDDWTDEDTFKALPEHAYSIKVGFGTTVARHNVKSYNEVRTILRQLRERDADKANH, encoded by the coding sequence TTGCTGCGTCCTGAGCTGCGCAATCGTTTGGTGCAGGATTATCAGAGTAAGAAAAAGCGCCTGATTCTATTGGATTATGACGGCACCCTCGTTCCCTTTGTTCCCAAGCCATCAAAAGCCAGACCGGATGATGAGCTTGTTGATATTTTGAAATTTCTGAACGCCCAGGAAAATACCCGTGTCGTATTGATCAGCGGTCGTGACAAGGAGACGCTAGCAACCTGGATGCATGATATTGATATTGACCTCATCGCTGAACACGGTGCGTGGATAAAAGAACAGGGCGGAGACTGGAATACTCTGGAGCCTCACGCCCAGGACTGGAAAGATGAGGTGCGGCAGATACTGGAATCTTATGTAGATCGGACTCCCGGCGCCTTTATCGAAGAGAAAACGTTTTCACTGGTGTGGCATTATCGGCGTTCCAGTATCGGATTGGGTGAAGTGCGTGCCCGCGAGCTCGCGGAAACGCTTGGGTATTTTACTCTGAATATGAATTTGCAGATACTGGAGGGCAGTAAAGTGATAGAGATCAAAAGCGCCGGCATCAACAAAGGACGGGCTGCAATGCATTTTCTCGAAAAAGATGAGTGGGACTTTGTCATGGCAATCGGAGATGACTGGACGGATGAAGATACATTCAAGGCGCTGCCGGAACATGCCTATTCCATCAAGGTCGGATTTGGCACTACGGTTGCCCGCCATAATGTTAAATCCTATAATGAAGTGCGTACGATTTTAAGGCAATTAAGGGAAAGAGATGCTGATAAAGCCAATCATTGA
- a CDS encoding energy-coupling factor transporter transmembrane component T: protein MAAINDITLGQYIPGDSFIYQLDPRTKLIAAILFMTSLLLSLDPVVLMIFFVLSILIVKYSGLPLRLVFRNLRPFLWLFGLTLFIHMVWTKGQPVLELPGLLTVTREGIQLGVIYALRLGLLILFAAVLTLSTSPIELTDALDVMMSPLKRLKLPVHEIVLMLTLSLRFIPTLLQEAQRIRNAQISRGASFEGSLKKKVQSIIPIILPLFISAFRRADELALAMDARCYSGGEGRTCYQRLEFSGKDYAVLLISFLIMVTSIVL from the coding sequence ATGGCCGCTATTAATGACATTACCCTGGGTCAGTATATACCCGGTGATTCATTCATATATCAGCTGGATCCGAGGACAAAACTCATTGCCGCGATTCTGTTCATGACCTCTCTTTTGCTATCCCTGGATCCGGTTGTTTTGATGATATTCTTTGTGTTGTCCATTCTGATCGTCAAGTATAGCGGGCTGCCGCTCAGGCTGGTGTTTCGCAATCTCCGGCCTTTTCTATGGCTGTTCGGTCTTACACTGTTTATTCATATGGTTTGGACCAAAGGACAGCCGGTTCTTGAGCTGCCGGGTTTGTTAACGGTTACCCGAGAAGGAATTCAACTGGGTGTGATCTATGCGCTACGGCTGGGTTTGCTTATTTTGTTCGCTGCTGTTCTCACATTGTCGACCTCGCCGATCGAGCTCACAGACGCACTGGATGTCATGATGTCTCCCTTGAAACGGCTGAAACTGCCGGTTCATGAGATTGTACTCATGCTCACACTTTCTTTGCGGTTTATTCCGACACTGCTGCAGGAGGCACAGCGGATTCGGAATGCTCAAATTTCCCGCGGCGCTTCGTTTGAAGGGTCGTTGAAAAAGAAAGTACAGAGCATTATCCCAATTATTCTGCCCCTGTTTATTTCGGCATTCCGTCGAGCCGATGAGCTGGCGCTCGCCATGGATGCCCGTTGTTATTCAGGCGGTGAAGGGAGAACCTGTTATCAGCGTCTCGAGTTTTCAGGTAAAGATTATGCAGTATTATTGATATCATTTTTGATCATGGTTACAAGTATTGTTCTTTAA
- a CDS encoding bifunctional alpha,alpha-trehalose-phosphate synthase (UDP-forming)/trehalose-phosphatase produces MNRILVVSNRLPVNISKRNDKLEFIQSAGGLATGMSALQKTYEMVWIGWPGITRYTKDEKNEIISKLGENQLVPVFLTQQQVEQYYDNFSNRTIWPLFHYFTQYTNYEESSWDAYKNVNELFARHVLDQYHEGDMIWIHDYHLMLVPEMVRREQPDASIGYFLHIPFPSFEIFRYLPWRDSVLRGIMGADLIGFHTFDYARHFSSSIMRLQGLEHYLGQVFYDERMVRIDTFPMGINFEKYAGAPATKEVKKQVKHYKSICKESKVIISIDRLDYSKGILQRLHAFHQLLHDEPDIKGKVTLILLVVPSRDKVDSYQILKQEVDEFVGRINGEHGSISWTPIKYFYRSLPFEKVSALYSMADICLVTPFRDGMNLVAKEFVASKEKGDGVLILSEMAGSVNELSEAIVINPNDIKDIVVALQSALKMPRDEQQNRIQSMRNRLKRYDIYKWAEDYRQAGQC; encoded by the coding sequence ATGAATCGTATTCTCGTTGTTTCAAACAGGCTGCCTGTCAATATTTCAAAACGTAACGATAAACTTGAATTCATACAAAGTGCCGGTGGATTGGCGACCGGAATGAGCGCCTTGCAGAAAACGTACGAGATGGTCTGGATTGGATGGCCGGGAATTACCCGCTACACAAAAGATGAAAAAAATGAAATCATCTCTAAACTGGGTGAAAATCAGCTCGTTCCTGTATTTTTGACTCAACAGCAGGTTGAACAGTATTATGATAATTTCAGCAATCGTACCATTTGGCCTCTTTTTCATTATTTCACACAATACACCAATTATGAAGAGAGCAGCTGGGACGCGTATAAAAATGTGAACGAACTGTTCGCACGTCATGTTCTCGATCAATATCATGAAGGTGATATGATATGGATTCATGACTATCATCTTATGCTTGTTCCCGAGATGGTCCGTCGTGAACAGCCTGACGCATCCATCGGCTATTTTTTACATATTCCGTTCCCTTCATTTGAGATTTTTCGTTATTTGCCCTGGAGAGATTCTGTGCTGAGAGGAATCATGGGAGCCGATTTGATTGGTTTTCACACATTTGATTATGCGCGGCATTTCAGCAGTTCCATCATGCGGTTGCAGGGTTTGGAGCATTATCTGGGACAGGTCTTTTATGACGAGCGAATGGTGAGAATTGATACATTCCCCATGGGGATCAATTTTGAAAAATACGCCGGTGCGCCCGCAACCAAAGAAGTTAAAAAACAGGTCAAACACTATAAAAGTATTTGCAAGGAAAGCAAGGTCATCATATCCATTGACAGACTCGATTACTCTAAAGGCATATTACAGCGCCTGCATGCCTTTCATCAACTGCTGCATGATGAACCGGATATCAAGGGCAAGGTCACATTGATTTTGCTTGTTGTACCCTCAAGGGATAAAGTCGATTCTTATCAAATCTTAAAGCAGGAAGTGGACGAATTTGTAGGACGTATTAACGGTGAGCACGGCAGTATTTCCTGGACACCTATCAAGTATTTTTACCGTTCCCTGCCTTTTGAAAAGGTCAGTGCGCTTTATAGTATGGCTGATATATGCCTGGTCACTCCATTCCGGGACGGTATGAATCTGGTTGCCAAAGAGTTTGTTGCCAGTAAGGAAAAAGGAGATGGCGTACTTATACTGAGTGAAATGGCGGGATCTGTTAATGAACTCAGCGAGGCCATTGTTATAAATCCAAATGACATTAAGGATATTGTGGTTGCCCTGCAAAGTGCGCTCAAAATGCCCAGGGATGAACAGCAAAACCGGATTCAGAGCATGCGCAATCGTCTCAAACGTTATGATATTTACAAATGGGCTGAAGATTATCGACAGGCTGGTCAATGTTAA